A window from Drosophila miranda strain MSH22 chromosome Y unlocalized genomic scaffold, D.miranda_PacBio2.1 Contig_Y2_pilon, whole genome shotgun sequence encodes these proteins:
- the LOC117193931 gene encoding odorant receptor 56a-like has product MYGYVAEKYQRCPWLPLVRCIIFMVSIWVSTVAMLARVFQGFENPNDGVLCWATTIMYISLSISVLNAFVQRKRVIGMIRAIHEDIQKLMKEADDQELVLMLSTQKYIRMTTWMLWYPALLTGIIAFMDSLYRTVLLTLSVFNITERRNEQQYIFLLKVYPFGEVYNNFVFGLFGTWYALGLGINAIPLWNSFIVCLIKYVHLKLLILKKRVTEMEITRFNPLLDLDRLTPAQLNRWRMRLIKEFVKEHLKIWRLVKELEQLICLPVLIDFIFFAVSICFQLYALIVAHDDLCFAYYSTPRNEYDPTMKRTILFMMMHAQSPLRIRALMFPVDLRTFLDVGSRCINCP; this is encoded by the exons ATGTATGGTTACGTAGCTGAAAAATACCAGCGCTGTCCTTGGCTACCGTTGGTACGCTGCATCATCTTCATGGTCTCCATCTGGGTGAGCACTGTTGCTATGCTGGCACGCGTCTTTCAAGGCTTCGAGAACCCCAACGATGGAGTGTTGTGCTGGGCCACGACCATCATGTACATTTCTCTGTCAATTTCTGTACTGAATGCTTTTGTGCAGAGGAAGC GAGTCATAGGCATGATTCGTGCGATCCATGAGGATATACAAAAGCTAATGAAGGAGGCAGATGATCAGGAATTGGTGCTTATGTTGTCAACTCAGAAATATATTCGGATGACCACTTGGATGTTATGGTATCCTGCGCTATTGACTGGGATCATCGCGTTTATGGACTCCTTATACCGAACGGTTTTACTCACTCTATCCGTATTCAACATAACCGAACGCCGGAATGAACAACAGTACATCTTCCTATTAAAGGTCTATCCTTTCGGAGAAGTGTATAACAACTTTGTGTTCGGCTTATTTGGCACCTGGTACGCTCTTGGGCTGGGAATAAACGCTATTCCCCTGTGGAATTCTTTCATCGTGTGCCTCATTAAGTACGTGCACCTGAAGCTGCTTATACTCAAAAAGCGGGTGACGGAGATGGAA ATCACGCGCTTCAATCCGCTCTTAGACCTGGATCGCCTGACACCCGCTCAGCTGAACCGCTGGCGAATGCGGCTCATAAAAGAGTTCGTGAAAGAGCACCTGAAGATATGGAGATTAGTCAAGGAGTTGGAGCAACTAATCTGTTTGCCTGTCTTGATAGACTTCATTTTCTTCGCCGTTTCGATCTGTTTTCAGCTATATGCCCTTATTGTAGCC CATGATGATTTGTGCTTCGCCTATTATTCAACACCCAGGAATGAATACGACCCTACAATGAAACGAACGATTCTCTTTATGATGATGCATGCCCAGAGTCCGTTGCGGATTCGTGCCCTGATGTTCCCAGTGGATCTGAGAACCTTTTTAGACGTAGGGAGCCGTTGCATCAATTGCCCATGA